Proteins encoded in a region of the uncultured Paludibaculum sp. genome:
- a CDS encoding flagellar hook basal-body protein, translating to MDPLTTTAAAGMRARLETLDLLANNLANISTPGFKADREAYTLYMAEESVVAAELGGIPQVTAPMIETNRTDYSQGLLTPTGSGTDLALSGKGFFQVDGPNGPLITRNGKIQVSRDGRLTTQDGYELATIEPRRIRLNPELPFSVDPDGTVRQDGADMGRLKLVDMSADVQTARREGVYFSLDTRDLPKLSPARPEIRQGSLESSNFSAAEAAVKLVGVLRQFEALQRASQLGAEMGRRAIEEVARVTS from the coding sequence ATGGACCCACTCACCACAACGGCCGCGGCCGGCATGCGTGCCCGCCTCGAAACCCTGGACCTGCTGGCCAACAATCTCGCCAACATCTCGACGCCCGGCTTCAAGGCCGACCGGGAAGCATACACCCTGTACATGGCCGAGGAGAGCGTAGTCGCGGCGGAGTTAGGCGGCATTCCCCAAGTAACAGCTCCCATGATCGAGACGAATCGCACCGACTACTCGCAAGGCCTGTTGACGCCCACAGGCAGCGGCACGGACTTGGCCCTTTCCGGCAAAGGATTCTTCCAAGTCGACGGACCCAATGGCCCACTGATCACACGAAATGGGAAGATCCAGGTCAGTCGCGACGGACGTCTCACAACCCAGGACGGATACGAACTGGCGACGATCGAACCTCGCCGCATCCGGCTCAATCCTGAGTTGCCGTTCTCAGTGGACCCTGACGGCACGGTACGCCAGGACGGAGCGGACATGGGGCGCCTCAAGCTCGTGGACATGAGCGCCGACGTACAAACGGCACGGCGTGAGGGCGTCTACTTCTCGCTGGATACGCGCGACCTTCCGAAGTTGTCGCCGGCCCGCCCGGAGATCCGCCAGGGCAGCCTCGAGAGTTCCAACTTCTCCGCCGCGGAGGCCGCGGTCAAGCTCGTCGGCGTTCTCAGACAATTCGAGGCGCTGCAACGCGCCAGCCAGCTCGGCGCCGAGATGGGACGCCGCGCGATTGAGGAGGTCGCCCGTGTCACCAGTTAA
- a CDS encoding flagellar hook capping FlgD N-terminal domain-containing protein has product MSAVSNTYGPQQWADVNGLGAEETPVKTAGTGEDALASKDVFLQLLVAQMKNQNPLDPADGVEFVTQLAQFTQLEQSLSMSQDLSAIREVLAPDASASDSGEDTEQP; this is encoded by the coding sequence ATGAGTGCAGTATCCAACACCTACGGGCCCCAGCAGTGGGCCGACGTCAATGGGTTGGGAGCGGAGGAGACACCCGTCAAGACTGCGGGAACTGGAGAGGACGCCTTAGCCAGCAAGGATGTGTTTCTCCAGTTGCTGGTGGCTCAGATGAAGAACCAGAATCCGCTGGATCCGGCCGACGGAGTCGAGTTCGTCACCCAGTTGGCGCAGTTCACGCAGCTTGAGCAGTCACTTTCGATGAGCCAGGATCTCTCGGCCATCCGTGAGGTGCTGGCGCCGGACGCCAGCGCTAGCGACAGCGGCGAGGACACGGAGCAACCGTAG
- a CDS encoding flagellar hook protein FlgE: MFTSFSTALSALGAHTTAIDVVGNNLANLNTPGYKASVVAFSDLVTQSLGAGLGETQVGFGVARPTTIRQFSQGAIQASSGPLDVAIQGDGFLVVRDPNSDSVLYTRGGNLQVNKAGSLVTATGFRLQGWNEVNGVLDTTQPPTDVIVPVGTLRAPVASSGISFDLNLDAAATAGPPATTFSTSIEVFDSLGGSHTLSAKFTKTDNAGEWTYELAVPDADLATPPYAAVTGTIQFDSLGKMSSPLPTDPQPEMVIAGLKDGAADMNIKWNLFDGTTPRLTQFSETSAVSANWQDGCAAAQLVRVGIGDGGRVLAQYSNGQQVAVGQLAMASIRNPESMIAVGNNNYQLAARTALPAVGLPDSGGRGKIMGGAVEYSTVDIAKEFTNLIVLQRGYQANAKVVTAVDEISQDTINLKR; the protein is encoded by the coding sequence ATGTTCACTTCATTCTCGACTGCCCTTAGCGCGCTAGGCGCGCATACCACCGCGATCGACGTCGTGGGAAATAATCTGGCCAACCTCAACACGCCGGGCTACAAGGCCAGCGTTGTAGCCTTCAGCGACCTGGTGACGCAGTCGTTGGGAGCCGGGTTGGGAGAGACGCAAGTGGGGTTCGGCGTTGCCCGACCGACCACGATCCGCCAGTTTTCGCAAGGTGCGATTCAGGCCAGTTCCGGTCCGCTGGACGTGGCAATTCAGGGGGACGGGTTTCTAGTGGTCCGCGACCCGAACTCGGATAGCGTGCTCTACACACGCGGTGGCAATCTGCAGGTGAACAAAGCCGGCAGCCTGGTTACGGCCACCGGCTTTCGCCTTCAGGGCTGGAACGAGGTCAACGGAGTGCTGGATACTACGCAGCCGCCCACGGACGTCATCGTGCCGGTTGGTACGTTGCGCGCGCCCGTCGCGAGTTCCGGCATCTCATTCGACCTCAATCTTGATGCGGCGGCCACGGCCGGTCCGCCTGCCACGACGTTCTCCACTTCGATTGAAGTATTCGATTCCCTGGGTGGCTCGCATACGCTGTCGGCGAAGTTCACCAAGACCGACAACGCCGGTGAATGGACCTATGAACTCGCGGTGCCCGATGCCGACCTGGCGACGCCTCCTTACGCCGCCGTGACCGGGACGATCCAGTTTGACTCGTTGGGCAAGATGAGTTCGCCGCTGCCGACTGATCCCCAGCCAGAGATGGTCATTGCCGGGCTCAAGGATGGAGCTGCCGACATGAACATCAAGTGGAATCTCTTTGATGGCACGACGCCTCGCTTGACCCAGTTCTCGGAGACCTCCGCGGTATCGGCCAATTGGCAGGACGGCTGCGCCGCGGCTCAACTGGTGCGCGTTGGCATCGGCGATGGCGGACGAGTCCTGGCTCAGTATTCCAATGGCCAGCAGGTTGCTGTCGGCCAGTTGGCGATGGCGTCGATCCGGAATCCGGAATCGATGATTGCGGTCGGCAACAATAACTACCAGTTGGCTGCGCGTACCGCGCTGCCTGCGGTGGGACTGCCCGATTCAGGCGGCCGCGGGAAGATCATGGGCGGCGCCGTCGAGTACTCCACCGTCGACATCGCCAAGGAGTTCACCAATCTGATTGTGCTGCAGCGGGGCTATCAGGCCAACGCCAAGGTGGTAACGGCCGTCGATGAGATCAGTCAGGACACGATCAATCTGAAGCGATAG
- a CDS encoding FliM/FliN family flagellar motor switch protein, translating to MTSLQQIKSLANVPLDVEVELARRMMSLRDVLDLEVGSVIRMPRSAGENIDIVICGALVGFGEIVIIEDTMGVRITDFNVEE from the coding sequence ATGACCAGCCTGCAACAGATCAAGTCGTTGGCCAATGTGCCCCTGGATGTCGAAGTGGAACTGGCTCGCCGGATGATGTCACTGCGGGACGTATTGGACCTGGAAGTGGGCAGCGTCATTCGAATGCCTCGATCGGCTGGGGAGAACATCGACATCGTGATCTGCGGTGCGCTGGTGGGCTTTGGAGAGATCGTAATCATCGAGGACACGATGGGTGTCCGAATTACCGACTTCAACGTGGAGGAATAG
- the fliP gene encoding flagellar type III secretion system pore protein FliP (The bacterial flagellar biogenesis protein FliP forms a type III secretion system (T3SS)-type pore required for flagellar assembly.), with protein sequence MLLPLLALPLSGAPVAPAVGMPWGVAKGGEPLTVPLQILVVLTALTLLPAVFVSLTPFLRITVVLHFLRQALGTQTAPSNQVLIGLALFLSLLIVRPVIVESYETAWQPMEQGRLSRSEAWDRGTRPVKTFLLKFVREKDIALMLEITKTSPPRSAADLDLGILAPAYVLSELKTGFQIGAVLFLPFLIIDIVIASVTLSIGMVQLPPVMISAPFKILLFVLVDGWNLVVGSLMRSFL encoded by the coding sequence ATGCTGCTGCCACTACTGGCGCTGCCGCTTTCCGGGGCGCCCGTAGCGCCGGCAGTTGGAATGCCATGGGGTGTGGCGAAGGGTGGAGAGCCCCTGACAGTTCCGCTGCAGATTCTGGTTGTTCTGACGGCTCTGACCTTACTGCCGGCAGTGTTCGTCTCGTTGACGCCGTTCCTGCGGATTACAGTAGTGCTGCATTTTCTGAGACAGGCACTGGGCACGCAGACGGCCCCGTCCAATCAAGTGCTCATCGGCCTGGCGCTGTTCCTTTCCCTCCTCATCGTGCGTCCGGTGATTGTCGAGAGCTACGAAACCGCGTGGCAACCGATGGAACAGGGACGGCTTTCCCGCTCGGAGGCCTGGGACCGCGGGACGAGACCGGTCAAAACATTTCTGCTGAAGTTCGTACGGGAGAAGGACATCGCGTTGATGCTGGAGATCACCAAGACTTCGCCGCCGAGATCCGCCGCGGACCTGGACCTGGGTATTCTCGCGCCGGCTTACGTTCTCTCCGAGCTGAAGACGGGCTTCCAGATTGGAGCCGTACTGTTCCTGCCCTTTCTGATCATCGACATTGTTATCGCCTCGGTGACGCTGTCGATTGGCATGGTGCAATTGCCCCCCGTGATGATCTCCGCTCCATTCAAGATCCTGCTGTTTGTTCTGGTGGACGGGTGGAATCTCGTCGTGGGCTCACTGATGAGGAGCTTTCTCTGA
- a CDS encoding flagellar biosynthetic protein FliQ, protein MESQVVVDIIRQALMTAFWLSLPLLAIGFVAGIVISLLQIVTSVQDPAFGSVPRLVAFLAGIVLFLPWMLMRLCTYTTGLFGDLSRYAR, encoded by the coding sequence ATGGAATCCCAAGTGGTCGTGGACATTATCCGGCAGGCTCTGATGACAGCGTTCTGGCTCAGTCTGCCTTTGCTGGCCATCGGCTTCGTGGCTGGCATCGTCATCAGTCTCCTGCAGATCGTCACGTCGGTGCAGGATCCGGCCTTCGGCAGTGTGCCGAGGCTGGTCGCCTTTCTGGCAGGCATCGTTCTGTTCCTGCCCTGGATGCTGATGCGGTTGTGTACGTACACGACCGGACTTTTCGGCGACTTGAGCCGTTATGCCCGTTGA
- a CDS encoding flagellar biosynthetic protein FliR, whose product MPVELKLDLATVLGFLLVLARLGSALLFVPIPGVKAAPELTRAFLIVTLTASLFPLWPRYTGTASGAGVFVVWLVGELVLGLATGILIGFLSEMVVFAVQSVSVQAGFSYASSIDPNSEADSSVLQIVAQLLTNLMFFSAGADRFVLRAFARSLEVWPPGHVEVSRTAAQAVAGAGSMMMELGLRLALPIAALLLLTDITLALLGRIQAQLQLLSLAFPAKMLGALAAFAALVPLVPLLFRSGLERVSGVLGALIR is encoded by the coding sequence ATGCCCGTTGAATTGAAGTTGGACCTGGCGACGGTCCTGGGCTTCCTGCTGGTGCTTGCACGGCTGGGCTCGGCGTTGCTCTTTGTGCCGATCCCCGGAGTCAAGGCGGCACCCGAGCTGACTCGTGCTTTCCTGATTGTCACCTTGACCGCCTCGCTGTTTCCGCTGTGGCCGCGCTATACCGGCACGGCTTCGGGTGCCGGCGTCTTCGTCGTCTGGCTGGTAGGGGAGTTGGTGCTCGGGCTGGCGACAGGCATATTGATTGGGTTCCTCTCGGAGATGGTTGTGTTTGCCGTACAGTCCGTCTCCGTGCAGGCCGGCTTCTCCTACGCCTCATCCATCGATCCAAACAGCGAGGCGGACAGCAGCGTACTCCAGATTGTCGCGCAACTACTGACGAACCTCATGTTCTTCAGTGCGGGCGCGGACCGTTTCGTCCTGAGGGCGTTTGCGCGCAGTCTGGAGGTGTGGCCGCCGGGCCATGTGGAAGTAAGCCGGACGGCCGCGCAGGCGGTTGCCGGGGCTGGCTCCATGATGATGGAGCTCGGGTTGAGGCTGGCGCTGCCCATCGCGGCCTTGCTGCTATTAACCGACATTACCCTCGCGCTGTTGGGGCGGATTCAGGCTCAACTGCAGTTGCTGTCCCTAGCCTTCCCGGCAAAGATGTTGGGTGCGCTCGCGGCATTCGCGGCGCTTGTGCCGTTGGTTCCATTGCTGTTCCGGTCCGGTCTGGAACGAGTGAGCGGAGTGCTTGGAGCGCTCATCAGGTAG
- a CDS encoding EscU/YscU/HrcU family type III secretion system export apparatus switch protein, whose product MSDRDQRTEKPTAQREKKARDEGRFPVSREFVAAVQFAVFTGLITALVDSWWPSALVMVRTMLLRAFDGDLSRLSVGTAIRRDLAPYGFLMLGMGGFLIAASLLTQLASTGFGLAASKLTPDLGRLNPMSNLRELPGRNRRALVEALVLLPVMLGVCWLVVAGSLEDFLRLPLMTLLSATGVVGSSLSELMWKASGAFLAWGAVDLVRQRQRFQRDLRMTKQEIKEEFKQNEGNPEVKMKIRRMRRELLRRRMMAEVPTATAVIVNPTHFAVALRYDMQGMATPKVVAKGKNYLALRIKEKALMHKVPVVENPPLAQALYKHVAVGQEIPAHLYRAVAEVLAYVFRLMSGRRPGA is encoded by the coding sequence ATGTCCGACCGTGATCAACGAACAGAGAAGCCGACAGCCCAGCGTGAGAAGAAGGCTCGTGACGAGGGACGTTTCCCGGTAAGTCGTGAGTTCGTCGCCGCGGTCCAATTCGCCGTCTTCACGGGATTGATTACCGCCCTGGTGGACTCCTGGTGGCCGTCGGCTCTGGTCATGGTGCGGACCATGCTGTTGAGAGCGTTCGACGGTGATCTGAGTCGCCTCAGCGTCGGAACGGCCATTCGTCGTGACCTCGCGCCATACGGATTTCTGATGCTGGGGATGGGTGGCTTCCTCATTGCCGCCAGTCTACTGACTCAATTGGCCAGCACCGGCTTCGGGCTTGCTGCTTCCAAGCTGACGCCGGATCTTGGGCGGCTGAACCCGATGTCGAATCTACGTGAGCTGCCCGGCAGGAATCGCCGCGCTCTGGTTGAGGCCTTGGTGCTGTTGCCCGTCATGCTTGGCGTCTGCTGGCTGGTGGTGGCAGGGAGTCTCGAGGACTTCCTGCGTTTGCCTCTGATGACGCTGCTGAGTGCAACCGGCGTGGTCGGCAGCTCCCTTTCGGAATTGATGTGGAAGGCCTCGGGCGCCTTTCTGGCTTGGGGCGCCGTCGATCTGGTCCGCCAGCGCCAGCGCTTCCAACGAGATTTGAGGATGACCAAACAGGAGATCAAGGAGGAATTCAAACAGAACGAGGGGAACCCCGAAGTCAAGATGAAGATCCGACGCATGCGGCGCGAGTTGCTGCGTCGCCGAATGATGGCGGAGGTGCCTACCGCGACAGCTGTGATCGTAAATCCAACTCACTTTGCGGTCGCCCTGAGATACGACATGCAAGGTATGGCGACTCCGAAGGTCGTCGCGAAGGGCAAGAACTATCTTGCCTTGAGAATCAAGGAAAAGGCATTGATGCATAAGGTGCCAGTTGTTGAGAATCCTCCTCTGGCGCAGGCACTGTATAAGCACGTGGCGGTGGGCCAGGAGATACCGGCACACCTCTATCGTGCCGTGGCGGAAGTCCTGGCTTACGTCTTCCGGCTGATGAGCGGAAGGCGGCCTGGCGCATAG
- the flhA gene encoding flagellar biosynthesis protein FlhA: MTAPVVTTPASSVATALPPPGRPRQQGYRPVAAPAQEPLWGLDWRELVRAEVAVPIAVLGILMAMITPLPSFLLDVLISANITLSTVVLLVSMYIRRPADFSVFPTTLLLMTLFRLALNVSSSRLILLNGSKGTSAAGEVIESFGNFVVGGNFVIGVVIFLVLIAIQYVVINHGAVRISEVTARFTLDALPGKQMSIDADLNAGLINEAEAKARRKSLSAEAEFYGAMDGATRFTQRDAVASILITAINIVAGFLIGVLQHGMQMGQALETYTVLTIGDGLVTVIPALMISISGGLIVTRASSEQEMGADFAKQMFGAYQPLFLASGVLVAMALFPGLPKIPFLVLGGSVGYAGYRVRQKRRMVSSAAPAPAPQVAKDSLESLMKVEPLSVEVGLGLVKLVEGAENSPLLRRIAGIRRQLASELGYILPPVRVTDNLSLKVREYVVLLKGTEVARYELPQGCDLAIPPANGSAQIQGVPTKDPAFGIPAVWIGSEQAERARSSGCTVVDSISVLATHLSELVRRHCHEIFSRQDAKKVLDRLAEENPRVVEDLVPKLLPLPAVQRVFQNLLRERVSIKDANTILESLGEAAVVTRNPILLTEYVRQSLRRSLVKPHLNANGELAVFFLDPELERSIEQAVEHGENTSHLNLPPQKVGELLDAARSAVSGGQSGWALLASSGSRSFVRQMLEANHPQITVLSHGEVPPGTRVVSLGVLKGTK; this comes from the coding sequence ATGACTGCACCTGTAGTGACCACACCCGCAAGTAGTGTTGCCACGGCGCTCCCCCCACCGGGGCGGCCCAGGCAGCAGGGGTACCGCCCCGTGGCCGCACCGGCTCAAGAACCGTTGTGGGGGCTGGACTGGCGCGAGTTGGTCAGGGCGGAGGTTGCGGTTCCCATCGCTGTGCTCGGAATTCTGATGGCAATGATCACTCCGCTGCCATCGTTTCTGCTGGATGTCCTGATCAGCGCGAACATCACGCTTTCCACAGTGGTCCTGCTGGTGTCGATGTACATCCGCCGCCCGGCCGACTTCAGCGTGTTCCCCACCACGCTGCTGCTGATGACCTTGTTCCGGCTGGCTTTGAACGTATCGAGCTCCCGGCTCATCCTCCTGAACGGGAGCAAGGGCACTTCGGCCGCGGGTGAGGTTATCGAGTCGTTCGGCAACTTTGTCGTGGGTGGCAATTTTGTTATCGGCGTCGTGATCTTCCTGGTTCTCATTGCCATTCAGTACGTGGTGATCAACCACGGTGCCGTGCGTATTTCGGAAGTCACCGCTCGATTCACTCTGGACGCCTTGCCGGGTAAGCAGATGTCCATCGACGCCGACCTGAACGCTGGGCTCATCAATGAAGCCGAGGCCAAGGCGAGGCGCAAGTCGCTCTCCGCGGAGGCCGAGTTCTACGGTGCCATGGACGGTGCTACCCGGTTCACACAGCGCGACGCCGTGGCCAGCATTCTGATTACGGCCATCAACATCGTGGCCGGATTCCTCATTGGCGTCCTGCAGCACGGCATGCAAATGGGGCAGGCGCTGGAAACCTACACGGTGCTGACGATTGGTGACGGACTGGTCACCGTCATCCCGGCGCTGATGATTTCCATTTCCGGCGGCCTGATCGTCACACGAGCCAGTTCCGAGCAGGAGATGGGCGCCGACTTCGCAAAACAGATGTTCGGGGCTTACCAGCCGCTGTTCCTCGCCTCCGGCGTGCTGGTGGCCATGGCTCTGTTTCCAGGGTTACCTAAGATTCCCTTCCTGGTGTTGGGGGGCAGTGTCGGGTACGCGGGCTACCGGGTGCGGCAGAAGCGCAGGATGGTCAGCAGTGCCGCGCCGGCCCCGGCCCCGCAGGTCGCCAAGGACAGCCTTGAATCATTGATGAAGGTTGAGCCTTTGTCCGTCGAGGTGGGATTGGGGTTGGTGAAGTTGGTCGAGGGTGCTGAGAACTCGCCGCTGCTGCGGCGGATAGCAGGCATTCGCCGGCAATTGGCTTCTGAATTGGGCTACATCCTGCCGCCCGTGCGTGTGACCGACAACCTGTCGCTGAAGGTGCGGGAGTACGTCGTGTTGCTGAAGGGTACGGAGGTAGCAAGATATGAGTTGCCGCAGGGGTGTGACCTGGCCATACCGCCTGCCAACGGATCCGCTCAGATTCAGGGTGTTCCCACGAAGGACCCCGCCTTCGGCATCCCCGCGGTTTGGATCGGCTCCGAACAGGCAGAGCGTGCGCGATCCTCCGGCTGCACTGTGGTGGATTCGATCAGCGTGCTGGCCACGCATCTTTCCGAACTCGTACGTAGGCACTGCCATGAGATCTTCTCCAGGCAGGACGCCAAGAAGGTCCTCGACCGGCTCGCCGAGGAGAATCCGCGCGTGGTCGAAGATCTCGTCCCCAAACTGCTGCCCTTGCCGGCCGTGCAGCGGGTGTTCCAGAACCTGCTTCGGGAGCGCGTCTCGATCAAAGACGCGAACACGATTCTGGAGAGTCTCGGCGAAGCCGCGGTGGTGACTCGCAATCCGATTCTGCTTACGGAATACGTACGGCAGTCGTTGCGCCGCTCACTGGTGAAGCCGCACCTGAATGCCAACGGAGAACTGGCGGTCTTCTTCCTGGACCCGGAGCTGGAGCGGTCGATCGAGCAGGCAGTGGAACACGGTGAGAACACGTCGCACCTGAACCTTCCACCGCAGAAGGTGGGCGAGTTACTCGACGCCGCACGTTCGGCGGTGAGTGGCGGACAGTCCGGATGGGCTTTGCTGGCGAGCTCCGGCTCGCGGTCGTTCGTCCGGCAGATGTTGGAAGCCAATCACCCCCAGATTACGGTGCTCTCCCACGGAGAAGTGCCGCCGGGCACGAGGGTGGTGTCGCTGGGCGTATTGAAAGGGACTAAGTGA
- a CDS encoding GTPase, whose amino-acid sequence MANQRTYYSNSVESAVAQARQELGEETLLVDAGPTGEAERHLGAYAVLVESGSDEPETPTGLSRVHEASSSSSAPGGLDAIQSELSRLSILVGSLTAHSPGFGYVPEMNEVAAQLGASGLPHTLIRQILERVERRLGLRHSPEPATESQIRRGIAAELESMLAVSPGLGGDEGRRRVVAFVGPPGAGKTTTLAKLAMRYGIAGRIPSVIVSTDCYRIAASEQLRAYASILGLPFALAETPGALSRVMVEQRQKDLVFIDTPGFGPRDQDFLDEWSSKLNSHSDIQVYLVLPATARCEDLLAAYRRWALFHPTRLIFTHMDETEFHGGWLGLALTTGLPISCLCFGQGVPEDLEVASKPLLLQLLFGGAARAANA is encoded by the coding sequence ATGGCGAATCAGAGGACTTACTACTCCAATAGTGTGGAATCCGCAGTGGCGCAGGCCCGCCAGGAACTGGGCGAAGAGACTCTGCTCGTGGACGCCGGCCCTACGGGGGAGGCCGAGCGCCATCTAGGTGCGTATGCCGTCCTCGTGGAAAGCGGCTCGGATGAGCCCGAGACACCGACAGGACTAAGCCGCGTCCACGAGGCGTCGTCGTCGAGTTCTGCCCCGGGCGGTCTGGATGCGATTCAGTCGGAGCTCAGCCGGCTGTCGATTCTGGTTGGCAGCTTGACAGCGCACTCACCGGGCTTCGGCTACGTGCCTGAAATGAACGAGGTTGCGGCGCAGTTGGGTGCTTCGGGGCTGCCTCACACCCTCATTCGCCAGATTCTGGAGCGCGTGGAGCGTCGACTCGGCCTGCGCCATAGTCCGGAGCCTGCGACCGAATCTCAAATTCGCAGGGGCATCGCCGCGGAGTTGGAGAGCATGCTTGCCGTGAGTCCTGGACTGGGAGGCGACGAGGGTCGTCGCCGTGTCGTCGCCTTTGTCGGTCCGCCTGGGGCAGGGAAGACCACAACTCTCGCCAAGTTGGCCATGCGCTACGGAATTGCCGGGCGCATTCCTTCGGTGATCGTGAGCACCGACTGTTACCGCATTGCGGCGTCGGAACAACTCCGGGCCTATGCCTCGATCCTCGGGTTGCCATTTGCGCTGGCCGAGACGCCGGGGGCGCTCTCACGAGTCATGGTGGAGCAGCGGCAGAAGGACCTGGTGTTCATCGACACTCCTGGTTTTGGCCCCAGGGATCAGGACTTTCTGGACGAGTGGAGCTCGAAGCTCAACAGCCACTCCGATATCCAGGTCTACCTGGTCCTGCCGGCCACGGCCCGGTGCGAGGATCTCCTGGCTGCCTACCGCCGCTGGGCCCTGTTCCATCCGACCAGACTGATATTCACCCATATGGACGAGACCGAATTCCATGGCGGATGGCTGGGCCTTGCCCTGACCACTGGTCTCCCAATCTCGTGTCTGTGTTTTGGCCAGGGGGTGCCCGAGGACCTTGAAGTTGCCTCGAAACCCCTTCTGTTGCAGTTGCTCTTCGGCGGCGCCGCGCGGGCTGCCAACGCCTGA
- a CDS encoding FliA/WhiG family RNA polymerase sigma factor — MNPYRKAAVLSGEDREQMILEHLPQVRLIARRIHERLPESVSLDDLISTGIVGLISAIDRFDPNQNVKLKTYAEYKIRGAILDSLRGLDWAPRQQRRRSKQIELAVASLEQELKRAPTEEEIAMAMGVELEEYHGWLVEIRGLNVGSLEGRPGEEEGRDLLRFVADKDAESPSSVLERSELRKILAQAISRMPYIERTVISLYYHEELTLREISRVVNLHESRVSQLKTQAIIRLRTFLHKKWPTERGL, encoded by the coding sequence ATGAACCCTTATCGCAAAGCTGCCGTCCTGAGTGGCGAAGACCGGGAGCAAATGATTCTGGAGCATCTGCCGCAGGTCCGTCTGATTGCACGACGGATCCACGAACGGCTACCGGAGAGCGTGAGCCTCGACGATCTGATTTCCACCGGAATTGTGGGTTTGATTTCGGCCATCGACCGGTTCGATCCCAATCAGAACGTCAAGTTGAAAACGTACGCAGAGTACAAGATTCGAGGGGCGATCCTGGACAGCCTGCGGGGTTTGGACTGGGCGCCGCGCCAGCAGCGGCGGCGCAGTAAACAGATCGAGTTGGCAGTCGCCTCCCTAGAGCAAGAGTTGAAGCGGGCACCAACGGAAGAGGAGATTGCCATGGCGATGGGTGTAGAGCTCGAGGAGTACCACGGGTGGCTGGTTGAGATTCGTGGATTGAATGTCGGCAGCTTGGAGGGCCGCCCCGGTGAGGAGGAAGGCCGGGATCTGTTGCGTTTTGTGGCCGATAAGGATGCGGAATCGCCGTCCAGCGTCCTGGAGCGGAGCGAGTTGCGGAAAATCCTGGCTCAAGCCATTTCCCGAATGCCCTATATCGAGCGAACGGTCATCAGCCTTTACTATCATGAGGAACTCACGCTGCGAGAGATCTCACGGGTTGTGAATCTCCACGAGTCGAGGGTCTCCCAGCTCAAAACGCAGGCGATCATACGGCTGAGAACCTTCCTGCACAAGAAATGGCCGACAGAGCGGGGGCTCTAG
- the fliN gene encoding flagellar motor switch protein FliN encodes MADRAGALGEDKMADTIALLAGQWAHGLGPAISAMTGTSSQASTVQRDMPAHLPDAALVWRQELSAADGAIVWVWLPESIWLTIGKQVLQSAGLSEDGGAGDPAEARSTFVEVLQQSLAPISNWIGAQLGREVQIQAGQECDSIPSGLTWQAVAVHSETGDLGCGWLAASSELLGALPSANPPAESAPMPAPPPNVSVPTSRPSRTLDLLMEVELPVGVSFGRAQMRLKDAIKLTTGSIVELNRSVSEPVEIIVNNCVIARGEVVVVEGNYGVRIKEIISRDERLRTLF; translated from the coding sequence ATGGCCGACAGAGCGGGGGCTCTAGGCGAGGACAAGATGGCCGACACTATAGCCTTGCTGGCTGGGCAATGGGCGCACGGCCTTGGGCCGGCAATCAGCGCCATGACGGGGACGTCGTCTCAGGCGTCGACCGTGCAACGCGACATGCCGGCGCACTTGCCGGACGCAGCGCTGGTCTGGCGTCAGGAGTTGAGTGCGGCAGACGGAGCGATCGTCTGGGTTTGGCTACCCGAGTCAATCTGGCTCACCATCGGCAAACAGGTTCTTCAATCGGCTGGACTCTCCGAGGACGGTGGGGCGGGTGATCCGGCGGAAGCGCGGAGCACGTTTGTTGAGGTCTTGCAGCAGTCACTGGCACCGATCAGCAACTGGATTGGTGCTCAACTAGGACGCGAAGTGCAGATTCAGGCCGGACAGGAGTGCGACTCTATACCCTCCGGCCTCACGTGGCAGGCGGTGGCGGTGCACTCTGAAACGGGCGACTTAGGGTGCGGTTGGCTGGCGGCAAGCTCCGAATTGCTAGGGGCCTTGCCCAGTGCGAATCCCCCTGCTGAATCAGCTCCCATGCCAGCACCACCGCCAAATGTCTCTGTTCCGACTTCCAGGCCGTCGCGGACTCTCGACCTCCTCATGGAGGTGGAGTTGCCGGTGGGCGTGTCCTTCGGACGCGCCCAGATGCGGCTGAAGGACGCCATCAAGCTGACCACCGGCAGCATCGTGGAGCTGAACAGGTCGGTCTCCGAACCTGTGGAAATCATAGTCAACAATTGCGTTATCGCGCGCGGCGAGGTGGTCGTCGTTGAGGGGAACTACGGTGTCCGGATCAAGGAAATCATCAGCCGGGATGAACGGCTTCGGACATTGTTCTAG